The Candidatus Hydrogenedentota bacterium genome has a segment encoding these proteins:
- a CDS encoding DUF1569 domain-containing protein, translating into MHHFDGDFVEEVVERLGGIKRDAIPRWGQLRRDTMIEHLIWSLRHSMGKSRTIPFFGNCFSRCVKRPLVLAGVLPITMAMELPEHLLHQGLKAREPGDLETLQAILEEYLTLVQADELKPAPHPTFGRMDIDGWDRFHVLHFEHHLRQFGT; encoded by the coding sequence ATGCACCATTTCGATGGGGATTTTGTTGAGGAAGTCGTAGAGCGTCTAGGCGGGATCAAGCGTGATGCGATCCCGCGCTGGGGCCAGTTGCGCCGGGACACCATGATCGAGCACCTGATCTGGTCGCTACGCCATTCCATGGGCAAGTCGCGCACTATTCCTTTTTTTGGCAACTGTTTTTCCCGATGCGTAAAACGCCCCCTCGTTCTGGCGGGCGTACTTCCTATCACCATGGCGATGGAACTGCCGGAGCACCTGCTCCACCAGGGTCTCAAAGCCCGCGAGCCCGGCGATCTGGAAACGCTCCAGGCCATTCTGGAGGAGTACCTGACCCTCGTGCAGGCGGACGAGTTGAAACCAGCCCCCCACCCCACCTTTGGTCGGATGGATATTGACGGTTGGGACCGCTTTCACGTGCTCCACTTTGAGCATCATCTGCGGCAGTTCGGCACCTGA
- the serS gene encoding serine--tRNA ligase, whose translation MLDIKLIRQDPEAVTAALAKRGGSFAIDQVLEEDAKRRTLVYEMEQLRAEQNVASEAIGAAKKAKQDASVAIAAMKTIKDRIAVLEEQVREVDATLADLLLGIPNLPDESLPVGTSDADNREERKWGEIPKFDFEPKDHVAIGEALGLLDFECAAKLTGARFCLSRGAGARLERALINFMLDTHTGQHGYTEILPPFMVNSQSMQGTGQLPKFAADGFRITDTDYWLIPTAEVPVTNIHRDEILSDSDLPIYYAAYTPCFRSEAGAYGKDTRGMIRQHQFNKVEMVKFTRPEDSWDELEKLTNNAEAILQALGLPYRVMTLCTGDLGFSAAKTYDLEVWLPGQSAYREISSCSNFTDYQARRANIRFKRDKKPEFVHTINGSGLAVGRTLVAVLENYQQADGSVIVPEVLRGYMGGLERIAKA comes from the coding sequence ATGCTCGACATCAAACTAATCCGCCAGGACCCCGAAGCCGTTACCGCCGCACTGGCGAAACGGGGCGGCTCCTTCGCCATCGACCAGGTACTCGAAGAAGACGCGAAGCGCCGTACGCTGGTCTATGAGATGGAACAGCTCCGCGCGGAGCAGAATGTGGCCAGCGAGGCCATCGGCGCGGCGAAGAAAGCCAAACAGGATGCGAGCGTAGCCATCGCCGCGATGAAGACCATCAAGGATCGCATCGCGGTGCTGGAAGAGCAGGTGCGCGAAGTGGACGCCACGCTGGCCGACCTGTTGCTGGGCATCCCCAATCTTCCGGATGAGAGCCTGCCCGTGGGCACGAGCGACGCCGACAACCGCGAAGAGCGGAAATGGGGCGAGATCCCAAAATTCGACTTTGAGCCCAAGGATCACGTGGCCATTGGCGAAGCGCTGGGCCTCCTGGACTTTGAGTGTGCGGCGAAATTGACCGGCGCGCGCTTCTGCCTGAGCCGGGGCGCGGGCGCGCGGCTGGAACGGGCGCTAATCAATTTCATGCTGGACACGCACACCGGCCAGCACGGCTACACCGAGATCCTGCCTCCCTTCATGGTGAATTCGCAGAGCATGCAGGGCACCGGCCAATTGCCGAAATTCGCGGCGGACGGCTTCCGCATTACGGACACGGACTACTGGCTCATCCCCACGGCGGAAGTGCCCGTGACGAATATTCATCGCGACGAAATTCTGAGCGATTCCGATCTGCCGATTTACTACGCGGCATACACGCCCTGTTTCCGCAGCGAAGCGGGCGCCTATGGCAAGGACACGCGCGGCATGATCCGCCAGCACCAGTTCAACAAGGTGGAGATGGTGAAGTTCACCCGCCCGGAAGATAGCTGGGACGAACTGGAGAAGCTGACGAACAATGCCGAGGCGATTTTGCAGGCGCTGGGTCTCCCCTATCGCGTCATGACGCTGTGCACCGGCGATCTCGGCTTCTCCGCTGCGAAGACTTATGACCTCGAAGTCTGGCTCCCCGGCCAGAGCGCCTACCGCGAGATCAGCTCCTGCTCGAACTTCACGGACTACCAGGCGCGCCGGGCGAATATCCGCTTCAAGCGCGACAAGAAGCCCGAGTTCGTCCACACGATCAATGGCTCGGGCCTGGCGGTCGGCCGAACCCTTGTGGCCGTGCTGGAGAACTACCAGCAGGCCGATGGGTCGGTGATCGTGCCGGAAGTGCTGCGCGGATACATGGGCGGGCTGGAGCGGATCGCGAAGGCTTAG
- a CDS encoding ParA family protein, which produces MGRVIAIANQKGGVGKTTTAVNLSACMAAAHKKTLLIDLDPQGNATQGLGVDKNAVEGSVYDLLVNDKSVADVALATEWDNLFIVPSNRELVGAEVELIDEEGREFRLKTRLAEALNDYDYIFIDCPPSLSILTLNGLVAADGVLVTLQCEYYALEGLSELLQTIILVRDNLNPELTVFGVLLTMYQHTNLCKQVMDDVRGHLGESVFQTIIPRNVTLSEAPSFGKPVIYYDLKCAGAQGYLALAREVITRG; this is translated from the coding sequence TTGGGACGTGTAATTGCTATAGCCAATCAGAAGGGGGGCGTGGGCAAGACCACCACCGCCGTCAATCTCTCCGCCTGCATGGCCGCGGCCCACAAGAAGACGCTCCTGATCGACCTGGACCCGCAGGGCAACGCCACCCAAGGCCTCGGAGTCGATAAGAACGCCGTGGAAGGCAGTGTCTACGACCTGCTGGTCAACGATAAATCTGTTGCCGACGTCGCCCTCGCCACGGAGTGGGACAATCTCTTCATCGTGCCCTCAAACCGGGAGCTGGTAGGCGCGGAAGTCGAGCTGATTGACGAGGAAGGCCGGGAATTTCGCCTGAAGACGCGCCTGGCCGAGGCCTTGAACGACTATGACTATATATTCATCGACTGCCCCCCCTCCCTCAGCATTTTGACGCTGAACGGGCTCGTGGCGGCGGATGGTGTGCTGGTGACGCTTCAGTGCGAGTATTATGCGCTGGAAGGGCTCAGTGAATTGCTTCAGACCATTATCCTGGTGCGGGACAATCTGAATCCCGAGCTTACGGTCTTCGGCGTGCTCTTGACCATGTACCAGCACACGAATCTGTGCAAGCAGGTGATGGACGACGTGCGGGGTCACCTCGGCGAGTCGGTCTTCCAGACCATCATCCCCCGGAATGTGACCCTGAGCGAGGCCCCCAGCTTTGGCAAGCCCGTCATCTATTACGACTTGAAGTGCGCGGGCGCCCAGGGCTACCTCGCCCTGGCGCGGGAGGTCATCACCCGTGGCTGA
- a CDS encoding ParB/RepB/Spo0J family partition protein: MADAKRKGLGKGLGALIGGGSPLNRPATAPTPTATVAPAPAEPVALSDGAVLIEVDPSELRSNPKQPRHVFREEALQELAESIRRDGVQEPVLVRRVGEHYELISGERRVRASIMADRKLIPAVVRDVSDRDMLKLGIIENIQREDLNAMETAQAYQDLMDEFGWTQEQVSQEVGKKRATVANSLRLLNLPEPVQVMVADGSLSMGHARALLSIESVSGQINAARKIVNEGLSVRQAEKLATEQKGAAKPPALKPPKDPNVAQLEDDLRRRLGTKVHLKTQEGGKGRIEIEYFSLDELDRLLGMLRG; this comes from the coding sequence GTGGCTGATGCCAAGCGCAAAGGGCTGGGCAAGGGCCTGGGGGCGCTGATCGGCGGTGGGTCTCCATTGAATCGGCCTGCCACGGCGCCGACCCCGACCGCAACCGTCGCGCCCGCACCAGCGGAACCCGTCGCTTTGAGCGATGGCGCCGTACTCATCGAGGTGGACCCCTCGGAGCTGCGCTCCAACCCGAAGCAACCGCGCCACGTCTTCCGCGAAGAAGCTCTTCAGGAACTGGCGGAATCCATCCGCCGCGACGGCGTGCAGGAGCCGGTTCTGGTTCGCAGGGTCGGCGAGCACTATGAATTGATCAGCGGTGAGCGGCGCGTCCGCGCGAGTATCATGGCGGATCGAAAGCTGATCCCCGCCGTGGTCCGGGACGTGTCGGACCGCGACATGCTCAAGCTGGGCATCATTGAGAATATTCAGCGCGAAGATCTGAACGCGATGGAAACGGCCCAGGCCTATCAGGATCTGATGGACGAATTCGGCTGGACCCAGGAGCAGGTCTCTCAGGAAGTGGGCAAGAAGCGGGCAACGGTGGCGAACTCGCTCCGCCTGCTGAACCTGCCCGAGCCGGTGCAGGTGATGGTGGCGGATGGCTCGCTGAGCATGGGCCACGCCCGGGCGCTGCTGAGCATCGAATCGGTCTCGGGCCAGATTAACGCCGCGCGAAAGATTGTGAACGAGGGCCTCTCGGTGCGCCAGGCGGAAAAGCTGGCGACGGAACAGAAGGGCGCCGCCAAGCCCCCCGCGTTGAAACCGCCCAAAGACCCGAACGTCGCCCAGTTGGAAGACGACCTCCGGCGCCGCCTGGGCACGAAGGTCCACCTGAAGACGCAGGAAGGCGGCAAAGGCCGGATCGAGATCGAGTATTTCTCGCTGGACGAGCTGGATCGCCTGCTGGGCATGCTGCGCGGCTAG